From the Anaeromyxobacter dehalogenans 2CP-1 genome, the window GCGGCCGCCGCGCTCGGGCGCGTGGGCGAGCGGGCCGATCGCGAGCTGCTGGCCGGCCTCCTGCGGGACGCGGAGTGGTGGGTCCGCTACCGCGCCGCGCAGGCGCTCGCCGCCCGGCCGTACGGCACCTCGCAGGAGGTGCTCGCGCTGGCCGAGGCGTCCGGCGACCGCTACGCGCGCGACATCGTCCGGCAGGCGCTCGCGGAGGTGCGGTCGTGACGCTGCTCCGGCTCATCGAGGTCGTGCAGTGGGCGTTCCTCGCCTACTTCGTCGCGCTCACCGTGTCGTACCTCGCGCTCAACCTCGTCTCGCTGCGGGTCATCGCGCGCGACGCGGACGCGCGCGCCTCGCTCCTCCTGCCCCGGTTCTTCTCCCGGCTCGAGCCGCCGGTGAGCATCATCGTCCCGGCGTTCAACGAGGAGGAGACCATCGCCGGCACCATCCGGTGCCTGCTCCAGCTCGAGTACCCCGAGCTCGAGATCGTGGTGGTGAACGACGGGTCCACCGACCGCACGCTCGAGGTCCTCACCCGCGAGTTCGAGCTGGTGCCGTTCCCCGAGGCGTACCGCATCTCGGTGCCCTCCACGCCGGTCCGGCGGGTGTTCCGGTCGCTCCGCCACCGCAACGTGCGCGTGCTCGACAAGTCGAACGGCGGCAAGGCGGACGCCATGAACGCGGGCATCAACGCCGCCCGGTACCCGCTGTTCTGCGCGGTGGACGGCGACTCGGTGCTGCAGCGCGACAGCGTGGCGCGGGTGGTCCGGCCGTTCCTGGAGGACCCTTCCACCATCGCCTGCGGCGGCACCATCCGCGTGCTGAACGGCTGCAGGGTGGTGGACGGGTTCGTCGAGGAGATCGGGATGCCGCGCGGCTGGGTCGCCCGGGTGCAGGTGCTCGAGTACCTGCGGGCGTTCCTGTTCGGCCGGCTGGGCTGGGCGCCGGTGAACGCGCTCCCCAACGTCTCCGGCGCGTTCGGGATGTTCCGCCGCACCGCCGTCATCGAGGCCGGCGGCTACCGGACCGACACCGTCGGCGAGGACATGGAGCTCGTGCTGCGGCTGCACCGCCTCTACCGGCTCTCCGGCCGCCCCTACCGCATCTCGTTCGTGCCCGACCCGATCTGCTGGACCGAGGTGCCGGACACGCTCGCCGCGCTCCGCAGGCAGCGCGTCCGCTGGCACCGCGGCCTGCTCGAGGCCATCGCCGGCAACCGCGGGCTCCTGTTCCACCGCCGCGGCGGCGCCGCCGGCTGGCTCACCGTGCCGAACCTGCTCTTCTTCGAGGCGTTCGGTCCCGTCGTCGAGGTGGCCGGGTACGTGGTGATCGGCGCCGCCTGGGCGCTCGGCGTCATCTCCTGGAGCTCGTTCGCGGCGTTCTTCGTCGCCGCGCTCGGGGTCGCGACGCTGCTCTCCGCGAACGCGCTGCTCCTCGAGGAGAAGTCGTTCCACGTGTACCAGCGCCCGAAGCAGCTCGCGGCGCTCATCGGCGCGGTGCTGGTCGAGAACCTCGGCCTCCGCCAGCTCACCGCCTTCTGGCGGATCTCCGGGATGCTGAGCTGGCTGTTCCGCCGGCCCATCGCCTGGGGCTCGCCCGCGACCGCCGCCGCGGCAGACGCCGAGGCGCGCGACGACGAGGACGCCGGGCGGGCGGCGTAGCCGCGTCCGCGGGTGGGCCGGGGCGGCTCGCCCCACCGTGAACCCCGGCCGCCGCCCCGCGTCACCGGACGTGCGCCTCGCCGGCTTGCATTTTGGGTGGAACCGGGCGAAGCCAGATGGATGGAATCGAGCCCTCGGGTCGTGGACGGACCGCAGAAGCCGGGACCGGGTGACTTCTGGCGAGGGCTGTGGAGCGCGCTGGGCGGGCGGCTGCCGCTCGTGATCGCCGCGCTGGTGGCGCTCGTCGGCGTGACCACGTCCTACGTCCAGGTGGAGCCGGACGAGGTCGGGGTCATCCTCCGCCTCGGCCGCTTCATCGGGACCGTCGAGCCCGGACCGCACTTCCGCATCCCGTTCGGCGTCGACCGCATCACCAAGGTCCCGGTGCAGCGGCAGCTCAAGGCCGAGTTCGGCTTCCGCACCGAGCACCTCGACGGGCGGACCACCTACCAGCCGGAGAAGCCGGAGCTGGTGCGCGAGTCGCTCATGCTGACCGGCGACCTGAACGTCGCGGTGGTGGAGTGGATCGTCCAGTACAAGATCAAGGATCCGTACCAGTACCTGTTCAAGGTGAAGAACGTCGAGGCGATGCTGCGGGACATCTCCGAGGCGTCGATGCGCGCGGTGGTCGGGGACCACTCGGTGAACGAGGTGCTCACCACCGGCCGCCAGCGGGTCGCGACCGAGGCGAAGGCGCTGCTGCAGGGGCTCGCGGATCGCTACGAGACCGGCGTGGACATCCAGCAGGTGGTGCTGCAGGACGTGAACCCGCCCGACCCGGTGAAGCCGTCCTTCAACGAGGTCAACCAGGCCTTCCAGGAGAAGGAGCGCGCCATCAACGAGGCGTACGCCGACCTGAACCGCGAGATCCCGCGCGCGCGGGGCGAGGCGGAGGAGACGCTGCGCGCCGCCGAGGGCTACGCCATCGAGCGCGTGAACCGCGCCCGGGGCGAGGCCGACCGCTTCGTCCGCATCCACGAGGAGTACCGCAAGGCGCCCGACGTGACGCGCCGGCGCATGTACCTCGAGACGCTCGCCGAGGTGCTCCAGCGCACGCGGCAGAAGGTCGTGGTGGACGAGTCGCACAAGGGCGTCACGCCCATGCTGTGGATGAACGGCGCCGGCGCACCGCCCGCGGCGGGCGCCGCGGCGCAGGTGAAGGGGCAGCCATGACCCGCGCAGCCGTCGTGACGGCCGTCCTCGCCGTCGTGGCCGTCTTCGCCGTGACCGCGAGCACGTACACCCTCACCGAGAACGAGCAGGCGGTGATCACCCGCTTCGGCGAGCCGCGGGGCGAGCCCATCACCGAGCCCGGCCTGCACTTCAAGCTCCCGTTCGCCGACACCGTGAACCGGTTCGACCGGCGCTGGCTGGACTGGCGTGGCGATCCGAACCAGATCCCCACCAAGGACAAGAAGTACATCTGGGTGGACACGTTCGGCCGGTGGCGCATCGTGGACCCGCTGCGCTTCTTCCAGCGGCTCCGGGACGAGCGCAATGCGCAGTCGCGGCTCGACGACATCATCGACGGCGAGACGCGCAACGCCATCGCCTCGTTCGCGCTCATCGAAGCCGTGCGCACCACGAACCGCACCTTCGAGGACGACGAGTACTCCGCCGAGCTCGGCGGCGCCGAGGCGCTCGAGACCGTGCAGGCGGGGCGCGACCGGCTCACCCGGCAGATCCGCGATCGCGCCGCCGAGGTGGTGAAGGAGTTCGGCGTCGAGCTCGTGGACGTCCAGATCCGGCGGATCAACTACGTCAACGAGGTGCAGGTGAAGGTGTTCGACCGAATGATCTCCGAGCGGCGCCGCATCGCGGAGCGCTCCCGGTCGGAGGGCATGGGCCGGGCGGCGGAGATCCGCGGCCAGCGCGAGCGCGACCTGAAGGCGATCCGCTCCGAGGCGTACCGCAAGGCGCAGGAGGTGTCCGGCAAGGCCGACGCCGAGGCGACCCGGATCTACGCGGCCGCCTTCGGCCGGGACCCCGAGTTCTTCCAGTTCCTGCGGACGCTCGAGGCCTACCCGCGCACCGTGGACGCCTCCACCTCGCTGTTCCTCGGCACCGACACCGAGTTCTACCGGTACCTCCGCAGCTCGAAGAAGCAGTGAGCGGACCGCGCGGCTCGTGGACCCGCGCCCCGCCCCGGTCCCGTTCACGAGCGCTTCGGCGCGTGCGCCGCCTACGGCCGGAACCCGGACCAGAGCACCTGGACCCCGACCCCGGTGCCCCTCACGGCGACATAGAGGCTCTCGCCGGAGCGCACCGCGAGTCGAGCTCCGGTGATGGTGACGGGCGCCCACGCCGCCTCGACGTATCGCCCGCCGGCATCGGACTGGCCGATGGCGCCGCCGCCATCGAGACGGATCCCCCATCGAGGCGCCGCCAGCGGATCGGTTGCGCTCCTGACGGAGAGCGTGGCCGTGGGTGGGTCCGCGAACAGCGCGGGCCTGTCCGGTCGCACCAGCACATCCGTGAGGACGAAGGGGCCGTCGATCAGCCTGGCGCACGGTTCACCTCCTGTGCAGGTCGATGCAGTGGCGCCATTCCACGTCCCCGTCTCGATCCGCTCGGGATCGAGCTCCGGACGCGGCAGCGAGACCACGACCGGCGTGTCGCCCGCAGCCACGGTGACCGGTCCCTGGATCCCGGCGACCGTGACCGGGGTGGCGATGCCGGCGACGGTGATCGGGCTGGCGATGTCGGCGACCGTGATCGGCGCCGTCACCTGAGCGACGGTGACGGGGCTCGAGACGGAGGCGACCTCCACCGGCGCCGCGACCGACGAGACCTCGATGGGCGAGCTGACGACGACGGAACCGGAGACCCTCTCGGTCCCCTGGGAGCAGCCCACGGCGAGGGCCGCGACGGCTGCAAGCAGCAGAGCTCGTGGCATCGAATCTCCCGAAGCGCCACGTTCTCACTTTTCGTATGGCCGGTCAACGAGTCAAGCCAGCGCGCGCGCATCTCCCGCGGACGTTGTCGAGCTTGTCGGCCGCGGAGACGAGGAGGACGTCCGCCGGCTCCCGGACGCGGGCGAGGTCCGCCGCCTTCCTCGGGTTCCCGCCGCCATCGAACCCCACGGCCGGACACGGCGCGCGTCCGCCCGCGGCAGTGCCCAACCTCTGGAGGTGATGCGCCCTGCCCTCGCGCTCGCCCTCGCGCTGCTGGCGCCGTCCGCCGGGGCGGTCGAGGTGCGCTCGCCTCCGGGCGCGCTGCACGGGTTCCCGTCGATGAGCGATCGGTCGGGTGCGGTCATCGCCGACGGGGAGCTCGTGCAGGAGCGGCGCGGCGAGCGGCTGTTCGTGCGCGCGCGGTGGGTGTTCCCGGGCGGCCGGCTCGCCGAGGAGACGGCGGAGTTCGCGCTCTCCCCCGAGCTCGCCCAGGAGCGATACGCCTGGGTGGAGACGGATGGCAGCGGCGAGCTGCGCCGCTTCGAGGTGGACTTCGCGACCGGGCGCGCGCGCTCCGCGGTGCGCGGGAAGCACGGGGTCGAGCGCGAGGACGAGGGCCTCGAGGTGCCGCGAGGCCGCGCCTTCGCCGGCTACGGCGTCGCGCTCGCCGCGAGCCAGCTCGCGCTCGACGAGGGCGCGTCGGCAAAGATCACGTTCGTCGCATTCACACCGAAGCCTCGAACCGTGACGCTCGAGATCCGGAACGACGGCAACGCGCCGATCGAGGCCGCCAGCCGAAGCATCCCGTGCGTTCGCTACACGCTGCACCCGAAGCTGCCCTTCCCCGTCTCGGTCTTCGTGAGGGCGCCCGACTCGTACCTGTGGCTCACGCGCGCCGAGCCGCGGGCGCTCGTCCGGGCGGAGCAGAACCTCGCCGCCAAGGACGACCCTCGCGTCACCATCGACGTCATCCCGCGTGGCCCGGCGCGAGGCCACCCGCCGGTCCAGGCGCACACGCCGCCGCGTGACCGGCCGGGACGAGCACGTTGACCGGCTGGGCTCGCCGAGGCGGAACGGTTTGCGCGGGTGTGTCGAAGTGTTTCTCTCGTTGAACCGCCTCGCGTCCGTGCCCATGGTCTCGTCGTCCGCGGGGCGTGGACGAGGAGGATGCCATGGCGCGCGTGGCGCGTTGGTTCCTGGCGGTGGAAGCGGCCGCGTTCCTGTCGGCCGCCGGCGTGCATTCGGGCGTGCTCTGGCGCGGCCACGAGCATGCCCGGGCGGCGACCGCCGAGACGGTGATCGGGCTCGAGCTGGCGGCGGCGCTGCTCGCGACGGTCGCCCGGCCGGCATCGACCCGGCGCTTCGCGGTCGGGGCGCAGGCGTTCGCGCTGCTCGGCACCGCCGTGGGGCTCTTCACGATCGCGATCGGGATCGGGCCGCGTACCGCGCCCGACCTCGCGTTCCACGCCGCCGTGATCGTGCTGCTGGTGGCTGGCCTGCTCCGGCTGTCGCGCGAGCGCCTCGCCGGGCGGCCGGTCCGGGGGAGCGCGGTGTGAGCGGGCGCCGACGGACGCCTGCGCTCGGCGGCGCTGCGGCCGTCCTTCCCGGCGCCCCGAGACCAAGCGGCGCCCCGCCCCTCGGGGGAGAGGGGGCGGGGCGCCGCCGCGCTGCACAGGCGTGACGCGGATCCTGCTCAGGGCACCTGGAACGCGAAGTTGTGGCAGGGCAGGCAGAAGTTCTCCGACTGCCGGTGCTGGTGGTGGCACGCGTTGCAGTCGAGCTCGGTGCCGTAGTGCCGGTTCTCGTGCGGGTTGCGCGGCTTCACGCCGGCCGTCTGCACCGCGAGCGCCTTGGTGGGGTGGCAGCTCACGCACCGGTCCATCTCCACGGGCGCGGCCTTCGCCGCCTTCACGTGGCACTGGGCGCACTTCACGCCCGCCGCCGCGTGGACCCTGGCGAGGGCGTCGGCCTTCGCCTGGGCGGCGGGAGCGGCCTTGGGTGTGGCGGCCGTCACCGCGTCGGCCGCCGAGGCCTGCGCCGCGACGAGGCCGCCGAGGAGCGAGGCGAGCGAGAGGGCGAAGAGCTTCCGCCGGGACATCCAGTTCATGTCGTCTCCAGTGACGTGCGGGGCGCGAACGCGAGGCGCCCTGCGCGTCGGAATGAATTCAGTCGCGCGGGGTCCCGTCGCCGATCACAGCTTCGCGACGTGACGGCCGGTCAGGTAGCCGAACGTGTAGCAGCGGCCGAGGGACAGCCCGAACACCGTGAGCGGATAGTCGGTGCCGCCGTAGAACCCGGCGCCGAGGTTGCCGACCAGGAACAGGCCCGGGATCTTCCTGCCGTCCGCGTCGAGCGCCTGGTGCTGCTCGTCGACCAGGAGGCCGGAGCAGATGGCGGAGACCCGCACCTTGCGGTGGATGCCGTAGAACGGCGGCTTCTCGACCGGGGCGAGCCTGTCGGCCGGCTTGCCGAAGTCGGCGTCCTGACCCTGGCGGCAGAGCTCGTTGTACCGCTTCACCGTCGCGACGAGCGTCGAGGGGTCGACCTCGATCTTGCGGGCGAGCGCCTCGAGCGTGTCCGCCACGTGCGTGTTGACGAGGGACTCGAACACGCCCTTCTTCGGGCCCGGGTCGTCGGGCATGTAGTTCTTCAGCCCCTCGGGCGGCACGAGCTTGCCCGGCCAGCTCGCCGCTTGCGTCATGTAGTTCGAGTCGAAGATCTGCGAGTAGTGGCCCGCGTTCTTCTCGTCGCGCAGGTAGTTGTTGATGAGCGACATCTCGACCGTCTCGTTCACGAACCGCTTGCCCTCGCGGTCCACGGCCAGGAACGGCATGTCGCACATCGACGCGGGGCCCGCGTCGAAGTCGTGCAGCATCTTGGTGTGGCCGATCGGCTCGATGACGCCGCCCGCCCAGTACGCCATCACGAAGCCGTCGCCGGTCTTGTCCAGCTGCTTCCGCCCGAGGTGCTTCAGGTCCGGGAGGAAGTAATTGCTCATCGCCTCGTTGTTCTGGTAGTCGCCGGTCGCGAGGATGACGCCCTTCCTGGCGAGGAACCGGTGGTACCGGTGGTCCTTGCCCTTCGCGATGACGCCCTTCACCTCGCCGGTCCGGTCCTGCACGAGCTGGGCGGCGGGCGTGCCGTAGAAGAACCGGACGCCCGCCTTCTCGGCGACGGTGGCGAGGGCGCGCATGCCGTCACCGGTCGTGTACGGCTTAGGCCCGAAGAACGAGGTGACGTAGTTCAGGGTGTAGCCGTTCACCTTCAGGATGGCGCGCTGCTGCAGGTTGCCCTGGTCGATCACCTGCGCGCCGCCGCGCTTGGCGCGGTCGATCACCCAGGAGACCGCCTCTCCGGAGTTGTACGCCCACTGCCGGATGAGCTTGGGGTTGGGACGGTGCGCGTTGTCCGCGAGGAGCTTCGCGACCAGCGCCTCGACGCCGGCCTTGTCGCTCTTCGCGAGGTCGATGCCGGTGCCCGAGTTGCCCTGGGAGATCGCGAACGGCGCCTTCTGGATCACCGCGACCGACGCGCCGTGCTCCGCCGCCGAGAGCGCCGCCGGGACGCCCGCGGCGCCCGCGCCCACCACGACCACGTCGAAGGTCTGCGTGGTGGCGATGTCCTTCTCCGCGATGGGCTTCGGCTTCGGCATGAACGAGAGCGTCGCGCCGCCGTCGGAGCTCTTCGCGTAGGCGAGCCCCTTGTCCGCCGCGCTGGCGGGTCCCGCCGAGAGCCCGGTGGCCCCGAGGACGCCCGCGCCCGCCGCGCCGACCGCCGCGCGCCGCAGGAAGCTGCGGCGCGAGAGGCCGCGCTCGAGCACGTCCTTCGTGTAGGGGTCCAGCGCTCCTGAACCGTGCGACCTGTCCTTGCTCATGCCGCCTTCCTTCTGGATGGGGGTTCGGACGTCGCCTCTGAGCAGCAGGCGTGCCATGGCGACCGGCGGCGCAACCCCGCGTGGATCCGGGCGCACGGGCCCTCCCATCCAGGGGCGCGACCCTCAGTCCGAGAATCCGGTTCTCGGATCGAGAACCCGGCGCGACAGTTCGACGTGCGACCCGCCGCCGCGCCGCCTGCGCCGAGCGGTCGCGCGCGCTCGGGGCCCGGCCACGCTCCGGTGCATCGCCGGCGGGCGCACGGCGCACGCGCGGCCCACCAGCCGTGCGATGACACGACACGTCCACCGGCTTCCCCGCGCCGAACTCGAGGGCGTTCCCCACCAGGTTCGCCACGATCTGCTCGAGGCGCGATCCCACTCACCCGCAGGGAAGAAGTCTCCGATGGCGACGCCTGGGATTCTGGCTCGGCGCCACCGCAGGGCACGGATGTGATCCATCACCCTCCTCCGGCGCCCCGCTCACGACGTCGGCAGCGATCCACCGAAGCTGGCGCGAGGAGCACACCTTGCCCATGTGCGCTGAGTGAAGTTCCCCGTAGGCTTCGTACGACTCTCCGTGATAACGCTGTGGGCTCCGCGTCGGCGGCCGCCCTGGCCCGCGGCGGATCGAGGGACCACCCATGACCGAGTTCGCCGCGTCGATGCCCGCAGCACCGGCCGATGCCTTCCCGACCGGGTCTGCACCGCGGCCCCAGCCGCTGCCGATCCGGTTCACCGGGTCGGGCGGAGAGTACTTCCGGATCTGGATCGTCAACCTGCTCCTCACCCTCGTGACCCTCGGGGTCTGGTCCGCGTGGGCGAAGGTCCGCAAGACGCGCTACTTCTGGAGCAACACGCAGGTCGCCGGCGCGGCGTTCCAGTACCACGGGAACCCCGGCGCGATCCTGCGCGGCCGGCTGCTCGCCGGTGCCGTCTTCCTCGCGTACTCGGTGGCCGGGCGCATCTCGGTCGCCGCGGGGCTGGTGGCCGGCGTGGTGCTCGTGCTGCTCGGCCCCTGGCTCTTCCACGCGTCCATGCGCTTCAAGCTCGCGA encodes:
- a CDS encoding glycosyltransferase family 2 protein; translation: MTLLRLIEVVQWAFLAYFVALTVSYLALNLVSLRVIARDADARASLLLPRFFSRLEPPVSIIVPAFNEEETIAGTIRCLLQLEYPELEIVVVNDGSTDRTLEVLTREFELVPFPEAYRISVPSTPVRRVFRSLRHRNVRVLDKSNGGKADAMNAGINAARYPLFCAVDGDSVLQRDSVARVVRPFLEDPSTIACGGTIRVLNGCRVVDGFVEEIGMPRGWVARVQVLEYLRAFLFGRLGWAPVNALPNVSGAFGMFRRTAVIEAGGYRTDTVGEDMELVLRLHRLYRLSGRPYRISFVPDPICWTEVPDTLAALRRQRVRWHRGLLEAIAGNRGLLFHRRGGAAGWLTVPNLLFFEAFGPVVEVAGYVVIGAAWALGVISWSSFAAFFVAALGVATLLSANALLLEEKSFHVYQRPKQLAALIGAVLVENLGLRQLTAFWRISGMLSWLFRRPIAWGSPATAAAADAEARDDEDAGRAA
- the hflK gene encoding FtsH protease activity modulator HflK, which codes for MESSPRVVDGPQKPGPGDFWRGLWSALGGRLPLVIAALVALVGVTTSYVQVEPDEVGVILRLGRFIGTVEPGPHFRIPFGVDRITKVPVQRQLKAEFGFRTEHLDGRTTYQPEKPELVRESLMLTGDLNVAVVEWIVQYKIKDPYQYLFKVKNVEAMLRDISEASMRAVVGDHSVNEVLTTGRQRVATEAKALLQGLADRYETGVDIQQVVLQDVNPPDPVKPSFNEVNQAFQEKERAINEAYADLNREIPRARGEAEETLRAAEGYAIERVNRARGEADRFVRIHEEYRKAPDVTRRRMYLETLAEVLQRTRQKVVVDESHKGVTPMLWMNGAGAPPAAGAAAQVKGQP
- the hflC gene encoding protease modulator HflC, yielding MTRAAVVTAVLAVVAVFAVTASTYTLTENEQAVITRFGEPRGEPITEPGLHFKLPFADTVNRFDRRWLDWRGDPNQIPTKDKKYIWVDTFGRWRIVDPLRFFQRLRDERNAQSRLDDIIDGETRNAIASFALIEAVRTTNRTFEDDEYSAELGGAEALETVQAGRDRLTRQIRDRAAEVVKEFGVELVDVQIRRINYVNEVQVKVFDRMISERRRIAERSRSEGMGRAAEIRGQRERDLKAIRSEAYRKAQEVSGKADAEATRIYAAAFGRDPEFFQFLRTLEAYPRTVDASTSLFLGTDTEFYRYLRSSKKQ
- a CDS encoding cytochrome c3 family protein, with the translated sequence MNWMSRRKLFALSLASLLGGLVAAQASAADAVTAATPKAAPAAQAKADALARVHAAAGVKCAQCHVKAAKAAPVEMDRCVSCHPTKALAVQTAGVKPRNPHENRHYGTELDCNACHHQHRQSENFCLPCHNFAFQVP
- a CDS encoding FAD-dependent oxidoreductase; protein product: MSKDRSHGSGALDPYTKDVLERGLSRRSFLRRAAVGAAGAGVLGATGLSAGPASAADKGLAYAKSSDGGATLSFMPKPKPIAEKDIATTQTFDVVVVGAGAAGVPAALSAAEHGASVAVIQKAPFAISQGNSGTGIDLAKSDKAGVEALVAKLLADNAHRPNPKLIRQWAYNSGEAVSWVIDRAKRGGAQVIDQGNLQQRAILKVNGYTLNYVTSFFGPKPYTTGDGMRALATVAEKAGVRFFYGTPAAQLVQDRTGEVKGVIAKGKDHRYHRFLARKGVILATGDYQNNEAMSNYFLPDLKHLGRKQLDKTGDGFVMAYWAGGVIEPIGHTKMLHDFDAGPASMCDMPFLAVDREGKRFVNETVEMSLINNYLRDEKNAGHYSQIFDSNYMTQAASWPGKLVPPEGLKNYMPDDPGPKKGVFESLVNTHVADTLEALARKIEVDPSTLVATVKRYNELCRQGQDADFGKPADRLAPVEKPPFYGIHRKVRVSAICSGLLVDEQHQALDADGRKIPGLFLVGNLGAGFYGGTDYPLTVFGLSLGRCYTFGYLTGRHVAKL